One genomic window of Punica granatum isolate Tunisia-2019 chromosome 1, ASM765513v2, whole genome shotgun sequence includes the following:
- the LOC116192644 gene encoding heavy metal-associated isoprenylated plant protein 2, which yields MKKIVVKVCINCKTCKMEILKTVSKLEGIDEISVDAEKGTLTVVGEVDPVLIVKQLRKIKKGASIDSVGPKKPPEKKPEPLKVCDLPPCCKSCQLVAVPVYDDYGYGRCSIL from the exons ATGAAG AAAATCGTCGTAAAGGTCTGCATCAATTGCAAGACCTGCAAGATGGAAATACTAAAGACGGTGAGCAAACTCGAAG GAATCGATGAGATATCAGTGGATGCCGAGAAAGGGACACTAACAGTTGTTGGTGAGGTCGATCCCGTGTTGATCGTCAAGCAGCTCAGGAAGATCAAGAAGGGCGCCAGTATCGACAGTGTGGGGCCAAAGAAGCCTCCCGAGAAAAAACCGGAGCCTCTTAAAGTTTGCGATCTGCCTCCTTGCTGCAAGTCATGTCAGCTTGTTGCCGTTCCTGTATATGATGACTATGGATATGGAAGGTGTTCCATTCTCTGA